Genomic DNA from Leucobacter triazinivorans:
GACTCGGAGTAGACTGCTCTGGCGGCCCTCGGGGTCGCCAGAGCGATCCGCGGTCATGCGACCGGGATTCGCCGCCTTAGCTCATCTGGTAGAGCAGCGCCCTTGTAAAGCGCAGGTGGTCGGTTCGAGTCCGACAGGCGGCTCGCGTGAAAACCCTCCTCCGGGAGGGTTTTCTGTTTCGCGAGCCGCCTGCCGTCCTCAAACCGACTCCGGTGTCGCAGGCTCCACCGGCTCGGCCCGCGCAACGCTGGCGCGTTGCCCTGAGCGGGCCGAGCAAGTCCGACAGGCGGCTCGCGTGAAAACCCTCCTCCGGGAGGGTTTTCTGTTTCGCGAGCCGCCTGCCGGCCTCACACCGACCCCGGTAGGGTTGGGGAGTGCACGTGAGATTGAGGGTTCCGCTGGCGCTCGTCGGCTCCGCCCTCGCGGGGGTGCTCGTCGCGCTGCAGACCCGCGTCAACGGCGGCCTCAGCCAGCAGCTCGGCAACGGCTACGTCACTGCGGCGGTGTCGTTCGGTTCGGGTCTCGCGCTCCTCTGCGTCGCGATGCTGCTGTCGCGTCGCGGGCGCCGCGGCTTCGGCCGGCTGCGCGTCGAGCTGCGCTCGGGGCACCTGCCCCGCTGGGCGGTGCTCGGCGGCGCGGGCGGCGCGATGTTCGTGCTCGGGCAGGGGCTCGTCGCGCCGCTGACGGGTGTGGCGCTGTTCACCGTCGGCATCGTCGCGGGGCAGGTGCTGGGCGGCCTCGTCTTCGACCGCGTCGGCCTGGGGCCCGGCGGCCGGATCGATCCCTCCCCGGCGCGCATTGTCGGCACCCTCCTCGCGGTGGCCGCCGTCGCCATCGCGGTGGGCGTCGACGCCGGTCCCTTCGTCTGGTTGGTCGTCTTCCCGATGATCGTCGGCGTCGGCGTTGCGGCGCAGTCGATGGTGAACGGACTCGTGCGAGCAGCGGCTCAGAGCGCGCTCACATCGACCTTCGTGAACTTCGTGGTGGGCACGGCGCTGCTCGGGATCATGGCCGTCGTGTCCGTCTCCGTCTCCGGCTGGCCTCAGAACTGGCCGAGCGCCCCCTACTTCTACATCGGGGGCGTCGTGGGCACGGTCTTCATCGCGATGGCGGCGGCGCTCGTGCGCACGGCGGGGGTGCTGCTGCTGAGCATGTCGAACGTCGCGGGCCAGCT
This window encodes:
- a CDS encoding DMT family transporter, with amino-acid sequence MRLRVPLALVGSALAGVLVALQTRVNGGLSQQLGNGYVTAAVSFGSGLALLCVAMLLSRRGRRGFGRLRVELRSGHLPRWAVLGGAGGAMFVLGQGLVAPLTGVALFTVGIVAGQVLGGLVFDRVGLGPGGRIDPSPARIVGTLLAVAAVAIAVGVDAGPFVWLVVFPMIVGVGVAAQSMVNGLVRAAAQSALTSTFVNFVVGTALLGIMAVVSVSVSGWPQNWPSAPYFYIGGVVGTVFIAMAAALVRTAGVLLLSMSNVAGQLIAAVAFEAGVPLTDGLTQGMIAGAAVALLAVAVAALPGGRRGPARAR